CCATTTTTTGTACTGTAAAAGGGAAAGTCCCTTGCACTTTTGATTTTTGTATAGCTTGTTGAACTTGCGCTATGAAATTAATTTTAGTAGAGCAAACACCATTATCGTAATATTCCATAAGTTCTGGTAAAGAATCTACAGCATTAGCGACAATTGGCACACCATGACTCATTGCTTCAATCAATGTCAAACCAAAACCCTCATAATTTGAGGGCATCACAAAGCAGTCAAAAGCCCCAATACAGGACGCGGCATCAGAACGAAAACCTGGAAGAACACATTTTATATTATCAGGGAGTTCTTTAACCAGCGCCTCGAGTTGAGTTCGTTCTTCACCTTCCCCTAAAATAACGAGCCCCCACTTCTCCTCAGGAGGTACTGTGACACCTTTTAACTCCTTCAAAAACCAGTCGTAGCCCTTCTGTTGATTGAGCCTTCCAACCGAACCCATTATCTTATTGCAATGATCCAACCCCCATTCTTTTCGTAGAGACTTCAAGGTTTGAGAACTGAGTTTGGGAGGGCAGGTAAGCCCGTTGTAGACTACGGGCAAGGATTCTACACCTATCTTCTTCGCGTGAAAATCCGCTACGGCTTTAGAAACGCAAGTTTGCGTTACATGCTCTGAGAAAGTCAATCGATCCCATAAAAAATGCCAGCCCTTATTGGACCGGCGTTCTGCGATGTGCACTGTATTGATTAACTGTATTTTTGTAGGTACTAATAAACGACTCAAGAGATTCGAATGAATCATGTGGGCATGAACCACATCAGTCTTAAACTCTTTGAGCAGCCTGCGGAGTTTAAAAACTCCAAATGGATTCTTTTTCGATAGATTAAGGGATTCATACTTCACTCCCGCTTGTTCAAGATCGTCGACAATCGTCTGATTACGATCTTGAGGAATCGGCGCCAAACTAATCACCAAAACCTCGTGCCCCAAGCGTACTAGTTCACGACTAAGCTCAAGTATCACCCGCTCGGCTCCCGCCAAGAGCAGCTCAGTTGTTAATTGAATAACCCGCATAATCTTTCTCTAAAATCTCTAAGTATTTTTGTGCTGATTGACTCCAATCATATTTTTTGAGAATCGTTGCTGATTTTTGTGTGAAATCCACATCTCTTTTAAAACCTTGCAACACCTTCCCAAGTTCATCTGCATCATCTCCATCAATATAAACGGCGGCATCACCGGCGACTTCCGGTATTGACCCGTCACGACTCACAATTACAGGACATCCGTGTGCATAGGCTTCGAGTATAGGTAAGCCAAAACCTTCATTCTTGGATACATATAAAAAAGCTTTTGCATTATCATATAATACTGAGACATCTTCATCTTTTACATAGCCGAGAAAATGTACATTAGTAAGGCCTAAAAGTTTCGCTTTTTCAGGTATCTCAGGATAAAGTACTTTACCCACTAGCAATAATCGCTCATTTGGTGTTTTCGAAAAGGCCTCGAGTAATAAATCGATATTTTTCTTTGGTCGTATGGAAGAGACAAAGAGATAATAATCTCCATCCTCTAAACTTAATTCCTTCAATACTTGTGCACGATTTTTATCCGATGGAATCAACACCGATTCATCGTACGATGGTGATATCACGTCCACTTTACGATCAAGCTTCAGTTCCATGGTAATATCTTTTGCTGTACTATGTGAGTTAGTAATGATCCGGCTCGCTAATCTAGTAGACATTTGAAATAAAAATTTATGTTTACCAAATCCGCCTTCATTAGTATCATAAAGCCATTGACACTCATGCGCATAAGGATACATTTTCAGCCCTTTGATTGGTAAAGTTAAATTAGTTACCCCCGAGACAAAAGCATCTACTCCCTCTAGCTTTAACGCTTTTCGGAGCCTAAACCAGCGCCATAAATGAGCTTTTCCTGTCTCCACCACACAACAGTTTCCAGGTAGATTCACTAAACATTGGGGCCTCTCTCTACAAATCAAGATGTGTTGATGCGCAACACCCAAGAGCCACATTTTACTAAAGAGATTAAACGCTAATTTCTCTACACCTGTTAATTCATTCCCCTCTAAAATGGAGACATCATAAGCAATTCTCATGATTTCTCTTTGAGTTTTTTTAAAAGTTTATGTAAATTTGGAAAAGTCATGGAGATCCAATGCTTAAAAGTACTCTTAAATAAATTCAGTGTGAAAATCAGCTCAAATACAAGCCGGTTTTGTTTTATCTCAAAAATATCCTGAATCTCATCCCAAAAAACATTTAAAAATTTATGTGTATTAACGACTCCGGAATAAGCATAACTTAAATGAGTGCCACGGCAACCACCTTCGTAATCATGAAACATATGATACGCCGCCACTGACGATTCATAATACATTTTAGCCCCATGACGATAAGCATTTAGGTAAAAATGTGACTCCTCACGTAGGCCATTACCTCTATATCTACCACAATACGGATACTGTACCGCCCAATCACGTCGGAATATACTACATGCGTGTAAATAGGGTGTAGGAATAGCCTCATCAAATTGACATGAGTAATCAAATCCTAGAGAATTGCGTGACTTAAACTCTTTATTAGACATTAGCATTGCGCGCCCCTGTGCGGACTCATAAGTTTCATCTCGGTTCATATTAATCATGCGCCCCGCAATGAAATCGGCCCGAAGTTCAATCATTTTTTTATATAAGCTCTCTACATAGTCGGCCGCCATGTAAACATCATCTTCACCCATAATCAAATATTTAGATGTACTGAGTTCCACTCCTTTATTACGAGCGCCAGGTTGCTTCAAGTTTTCTGGGTTACGGTAATATAGGAATTTCGGATGATCGAGTTCAGCATATTCTAATTCAGTTCCATCCGTCGAACAGTCGTCAACTAAAATGATTTTTTCAACAGGCAAAGATAAGTATAATGGCAAGGTAATACGTAATTGTGGCGCCCTGTTATATGAAGGAATAACAATACTAATTGGAAGGTTTTTTTTCATACAGAATGGCTATAAAGCTCTCTATTTATCGTGACCCAATGCTTCATTTCTTTTATCATCGTTTTATAATCATTTATCACTCCCAAATCAGGGTAATTACAAACTAAGCTTTTATCAACTTTATATTGATCACATGGATGAATAGTTAGATCTAAATTAAATTCATTATTTATGATCGATAATAACTCGTATTTACTGATTTTTCGAGCAGGGACAAGCTGATATAAACCATGACTTAACGCCCCATCTAATATATGGATAATCATTTTTGATAATTCCATTGTTGTTAAACCGGTCCAATAAGCTTTAGAATAACCTGTAAGCTCACCCCTTTGCTGAATACACCAGTTATAAAGACCTGTCCCAAGCTTCAGTTCAGGCCCAATAATAGAGGTCCGTATAACTAAAGAGGTCTCTGAAATCAGTTCACCAAGTGCTTTACTTTTGGCATACATCCCTTCTCCATCAACTTTGGAATTCACTGTATAAGAACCATCGATACCTGAAAACACACAATCCGTGCTTATGTGAATAAATTTAAATTGATGTTTAAGGGATTGTTCATTAAAAAAATGAGGGAGATAACTATTCATTAACACAGCATTACTCATACAATTTTCAGATGCCGAAATAAGTACACCTATACAATTAATCACGACATCGTAATTATTATCATGTAAATGCTGCTCTAATGAGTGAAAATCTGAAGCATCCATCTTAATATCAGTAAATTCTCCATCACGACGACTCAAGCCTTTTACTGTGATGTGCTTTTGTTCTTTTAATTTCTTGTACAAAACATGTCCTAACATGCCTTCAGAGCCTAAAACTAAGACCGTTAACATTATTTACTCCAAACAACACGATTCACATAATCAATATAACTATGAATAATACGAACGACTTTTTTTGATATATAATCTCCATTATAATCATCTACGATTTTTGGGAAATTATCACATTGACCTGAGCTTACAATTTTTATGGCATTAACTATATTTTCACTCTCTAAACCACACATTATCAATGTACCTTCATCCATGCCCTCAGGACGTTCGTGTGCATCACGAATCGTAACTGCAGGGAAGCCCAAAATCGAAGATTCTTCCGTTATTGTACCACTATCTGATATAGTACAAAAAGCATTTTTTTGGAGTGATATATAATCAAAAAAACCTAATGGTTTCAAGAAAGTGACCTTGTCATCCAACCTTACATCTTTGTATTCTGCCAACTTTTTACGTGTTCTTGGATGAGTAGAAACAATGATTTTTTTACCGAACTCATTAACTAATTGGTTTAAACTATTTAAAAAATGAGAGAAATTAATAGGGTTATCTACGTTTTCTTCACGATGAATTGATACTACAAAGTATTCTTTTTCTTCTAAGTCTAAGCTTTTTAATATTGTGGAATTATCTATCGCCATTTGATTATTCATCAATACTTCTTTCATCGATGAGCCCACTTTAAGAATTCTTTCCGCAGGTAAGCCTTCTTGAATTAAGTAACGACGAGCATGCTCAGTGAGGGTCATATTAATATCACTTAGATGATCAATGATTTTCCTATTAACCTCTTCCGGAACTCGTTGATCAAAGCATCTATTACCTGCTTCCATATGGAAAATTGGGATTTTTCTTTTTTTGGCACTGATGACCGACAAACAACTATTCGTATCTCCATAAAGTAATATGGCATCCGGCTTTAACTTTTCAAAAACTTCATCGGATTTCGTAATTATATTAGCTATCGTAATGGCCGCATTAGCTCCCGCTGCCTCTAAAAAATAATCTGGCTTACGAATACCTAAATCATCAAAAAAGACTTGGTTTAATTCATAATCATAATTTTGGCCCGAATGAACGAGTATATGCTCACAGTGCTTATCCAACTCAGATATAACTGCACTAAGTTTAATTATTTCTGGTCTAGTCCCAACAATCGTAACAATTTTTCTCATAATTAGGTCCAAGAAGCTAATTCAGCCTGAATATAATCAAGGGATAATAGCAGTTCAACCATTTCATCTACTTCATATATCTCTGTATTTGCGGAGGTATAATCATCTAATTTTGAAACCGTTTCATCTCCTTCAGAATAATATTTAGAGTAATTTAACCCTCGTGTATCTAAAGGAACTCTATAGTAATCACCCAAATCTTCGGCTATTAACATTTCTTCACGGCTTAGGAGTGCTTCATGTTTTTTCTCACCGTGGCGAGTGCCTATAATTTTAATTTCATTATCAGCTTTAAAAATTTCCTGTAAAGCTTTCGCTAAAGTCAAAATGGTGCATGCAGGGGATTTCTGAACAAAGATATCTCCTTGTTTACCATTTTGGAAAGCAAATAAAACTAAACCAACAGCATCTTCTAAAGACATCATAAATCGAGTCATATTAGGGTCTGTAATTGTTAAATCTTTTCCCTCTTTGATTAATTCAACAAAAAGCGGAATCACTGAGCCCCGTGAAGCCATAACATTCCCATAACGGGTACAACTCAAGAGTGTTTTATTGTCTATGACTTTTCTTGATGACGCAACCACAGCTTTTTCCATTAAGGCTTTGCTCATTCCCATTGCGTTGATTGGATAGACTGCCTTATCGGTACTGAGTGCGATCATTTTTTGTACACCGTTCGCGATGGCTGCATTCACAGTGTTTTCAGTCCCTAAAATATTCGTTTTGACTGCTTCAATTGGATAAAATTCACATGATGGGACTTGTTTTAATGCTGCGGCACTAAAAACATAATCGACCCCCGCCATTGCGAAGTTCACACTGTTATAATCCCGCACATCGCCAATATAGAATTTTATTTTTTCATTTTTATATTTGAGGCGCATATCATGCTGCTTTTTTTCATCACGGCTTAGAATGCGAATCTCTTTGATCTCACTATCTAAAAACTTATCTAGAACCGCATTGCCAAATGAACCCGTTCCACCTGTTATCAAAAGTGTATTATCTTTAAACATGTTCTTCCTCTTGTTATGTATAATTCATCACAATCACCCAGAATATGGGATAAAACCCCTCATCCCTTGGTCCATCCCTTGCAGGAGGGGAAACAGAGTCTCTCTCGTATGCGGAGCATCATGCGATCTCATCTGGTCAATCGTATTATTCATTGTGTTATTTCACCACAACACTTCGTAGAATTACCGTATTTAATTTCAACATATTAATTTCAATACTAAATTCTTGTGACAATTCTAATGCATTCATGATTAAGCGCCCTTGATCTTGTCTGCCTTCTTTACAGCTCAATAATTCATCTCGTAATTCCTTTAATGTATTACAAACTAAAGCTGCCTCATGTTTCTTAAGTAAAAAATCAACAAAACAATTTTCTGGAACAAAAGCTAGAATAATTTTCCCTGATGCTAAATATTCTCCCATTTTCCCTGGCGCAGCAGTCATTATCACAGAATCTAAATTACTAGTTTTACATAAAGGCAAAAATAAAATATCGTTCTGCTGATGTAACTCTTCTAATTCACTCTGTTTTACAAATGGCATTATCGATACGTTTTCATTTTGGAAGAATTTATAGTCCGAAACATCACTCGATGTGAAAATATTTAATTTAAAGCCTGTCTCCTTCAAACACATACTAAGTTCTTCAATCGCCCTGGCCTGAGCATCGTATATCGCACCCGTATAAAGAATATTAATGTTCTCCTGTATTGTTATTATATTAACCTCAGCTTTGGTCGTCGCACAAGATGGATTTCTAACAAGCTCGCAGTCTATGCCAAATTGATTATCTAACTTATTTTTTATAAACTCATTTGGCACAATAACCACATCAGCTTTGGGTATAATAAAGCGACCAGAATACCTAGCAAAACACGCCCTTAAGCCACTCCATTGCTCAAGATAATCATCAAACATGTATAGTACAAAAGGCTTTTTTTTAATTCGTGATGCCAGATATCCCACTGGAATGCCTATTAAATCACCCGTACATACAACCAATAATTCAATTTTTTTTGATTTAATAAGTTTGGCCAACGAAAAAACCGAATAAATAATTCGAAAAACTGACCTTAATATTGCAAAAACAAAACAACGAGATTCTCTAATCGGCTCATGTAAGTAATAATGTTCACACGGGAGTGGTTCTGATTTAGTTTTATAAAATTCTTCATATGAACTAATGAAACAATAATCAAAACCTTCATTATTCTTTAACAATCTATGAAGCATTACCGCATTACCGTTTGGACTAGGCGGTAGAGCCTCCGAAAAAAAAGCGATCATCCTACTCTTCCTTTAAATAAAGACCAAATCATTTTATTTTTAAGAAAAGCTTTAACGATACTCCCACAACAAATGATTAATGAACAAAAATTTCGTGGTGAAATTGAAATAATACATATTACACAATAGGGCGTCTTGATATATTGTTTAAATTCTTTCTTATACCGAACGGCTGTAGAGTAATTTAATGACGCGCAAGCTCGTAAAAATAATAGTCGAGGAAAAGTACATAGTTCCGTAATCTTCAAAAAATCATTAATCGCTGCGAACTTACTCCTCAAGCTGTAAATAGATGGTAAATCCATAATCGTCAACGACCAATTTCGTAGCCCTATCTCGAATACTTCCTTGCCATTTGACCATGCAATTTTAGGCGTATTAGGAAGCTCTAAGCCTCTAACATATGAACTACCTATCCACCTTAAAGTAAAGTGCTCCTTGGCAATAGCTCTATATAACAGAACTGTGTGCGGATAAAAACATTTTGTGATACCCATCCAATCAACACTCATTATTACACTTTTTTTATGCACTATTGTACTCAAATTAGATGTAATACTTCCAAGTTCTGATAGTACTTTGCTATGACCTGAATATGTTTTATCTTGCCGATTCGGCATCCCTTTTAAGTTAAACACCATACAATCAGGGGAGTATATATTTATTTCTTCTAATGCTCGCTTAATTCCTGCAAGTGGTAATAAATTGGTATCGCCCACCATCCATATATAATCGGTTTCAGGATAACATAATGCCCTCTCAACATTTTTTATAGCACCAATATTCTCTTCATTGTTGATATACTGAATCAAATGACTTTTATTTTTCCACTGTTTAATCACCTCTTCAGTACTGTCAGTAGACGCATTATCAAAAATATAAAGCGCTACATTAAATTCACATAATTGTGGTAGGTGCAGTTCAATAAATTTATCTATATACTGAGCACGGTTATAAGTCGGGACCACTATCGAGAGCTTTTGGTTATACTCTATCTGACTCATCTTTGACCATTTACCTTACTTAAAAATTCTTCATTCATGTATATATTGAATTTGTTTCAACACCTTAAATCATTCTTATATTTTCAATATGCATCAAATAAAACCTGTTAATAATCTCTGGAATTCCCTATAGAGACATTGTGCTAAGTGAGGGTTTTACTTACTCTTTCCTGAATTAATTGGGCATGTTTTGTTTTATGTAGAAAAAAGAAATTAGTCTCTACAGTATCTTCATCCATCTCCATAAATTCTTTTAAGTTATTGTCTTGTGCGTAATAGCATCCGTAACCAAGGTCTTTGAAAAATGTGATTATTTCATTTGGATCATAATTAAATTTGGCAGTCCATTTTCTTAAAATCTCAGTAAAAACTATTGGCTTGTATTGCTCTATGGTTTGTACACCACCTTTAAAAACTAATAGTTCAGCACCCTCAACATCACATTTGATAAAGTCTAAATTTTTCAAGTTTAATTTCGGAAAGAAACTATCCAAAGGTTTTACTTTACAAGTATGTTTTTGATTTTCCCTAGTTTCATCTAATAAGGCGGAAGAAGCATTACCTGATCCTTCATCATAAAAATAAAATGTTAATTCATCTTCAATATTAGAAAGCCCTAAATTATACGTTTCTATTTGTTCACATTGATTAATTTTTATATTCTCTAATAAGCAATCATAGGTTTGTTTAATAGGTTCAAATGTATGAATTGTAATATTTTTTTTCACTTTAGCCGCAGCAATAGAATACCAGCCTATATTTGCACCAATATCAAAAAAGACACTGTTATCTTGAATCAAAGATAGAATCATGTCGGAATCTTTTTTTTCATAAAAGCCGAAATTTAGAATTTCTACTGGAGCAGTTCGTTGATCTTTTCTTTTACATAAAACTTTAATACCTAGTTCTTTAGACGTGATCTCTACGCCTTTTTCACTTATCTCTATTTTTTCAACATCTCTATTCTTAATAAATTCACTGTACTCAAAAAGTTTGTCATGTATTGAATACATTTGTTGAATATAGCTTTGTTTGTCAAGCTTACCTAAATTGTAGGCCTGCTCTAATTCTTCTAATCTCAATTGTAACTCCTTACAGTTTTACTAAACCCTTCTTTTACGCTTGTCATCGGACTCCATCCAAGAGCTTCTATCTTTGTGATACTGGGTACTTGTGTTTTAAGATGACTAGGTATATAGCCCTTCTTAGTTATTTTCTTGAATTGTAATTTAAGGTTTTTTTCTTTAAATAATGAGACTAAAGTTTCAGCTAATTCTTTTATGCTTTTTAGCTCATATGGATTTGCTATATTATAAGCTTCT
The sequence above is a segment of the Lentisphaera araneosa HTCC2155 genome. Coding sequences within it:
- a CDS encoding sugar nucleotide-binding protein codes for the protein MLTVLVLGSEGMLGHVLYKKLKEQKHITVKGLSRRDGEFTDIKMDASDFHSLEQHLHDNNYDVVINCIGVLISASENCMSNAVLMNSYLPHFFNEQSLKHQFKFIHISTDCVFSGIDGSYTVNSKVDGEGMYAKSKALGELISETSLVIRTSIIGPELKLGTGLYNWCIQQRGELTGYSKAYWTGLTTMELSKMIIHILDGALSHGLYQLVPARKISKYELLSIINNEFNLDLTIHPCDQYKVDKSLVCNYPDLGVINDYKTMIKEMKHWVTINRELYSHSV
- a CDS encoding glycosyltransferase family 4 protein, whose amino-acid sequence is MRIAYDVSILEGNELTGVEKLAFNLFSKMWLLGVAHQHILICRERPQCLVNLPGNCCVVETGKAHLWRWFRLRKALKLEGVDAFVSGVTNLTLPIKGLKMYPYAHECQWLYDTNEGGFGKHKFLFQMSTRLASRIITNSHSTAKDITMELKLDRKVDVISPSYDESVLIPSDKNRAQVLKELSLEDGDYYLFVSSIRPKKNIDLLLEAFSKTPNERLLLVGKVLYPEIPEKAKLLGLTNVHFLGYVKDEDVSVLYDNAKAFLYVSKNEGFGLPILEAYAHGCPVIVSRDGSIPEVAGDAAVYIDGDDADELGKVLQGFKRDVDFTQKSATILKKYDWSQSAQKYLEILEKDYAGYSINN
- a CDS encoding FkbM family methyltransferase, which codes for MRLEELEQAYNLGKLDKQSYIQQMYSIHDKLFEYSEFIKNRDVEKIEISEKGVEITSKELGIKVLCKRKDQRTAPVEILNFGFYEKKDSDMILSLIQDNSVFFDIGANIGWYSIAAAKVKKNITIHTFEPIKQTYDCLLENIKINQCEQIETYNLGLSNIEDELTFYFYDEGSGNASSALLDETRENQKHTCKVKPLDSFFPKLNLKNLDFIKCDVEGAELLVFKGGVQTIEQYKPIVFTEILRKWTAKFNYDPNEIITFFKDLGYGCYYAQDNNLKEFMEMDEDTVETNFFFLHKTKHAQLIQERVSKTLT
- a CDS encoding glycosyltransferase family 2 protein, which produces MKKNLPISIVIPSYNRAPQLRITLPLYLSLPVEKIILVDDCSTDGTELEYAELDHPKFLYYRNPENLKQPGARNKGVELSTSKYLIMGEDDVYMAADYVESLYKKMIELRADFIAGRMINMNRDETYESAQGRAMLMSNKEFKSRNSLGFDYSCQFDEAIPTPYLHACSIFRRDWAVQYPYCGRYRGNGLREESHFYLNAYRHGAKMYYESSVAAYHMFHDYEGGCRGTHLSYAYSGVVNTHKFLNVFWDEIQDIFEIKQNRLVFELIFTLNLFKSTFKHWISMTFPNLHKLLKKLKEKS
- a CDS encoding glycosyltransferase family 2 protein translates to MSQIEYNQKLSIVVPTYNRAQYIDKFIELHLPQLCEFNVALYIFDNASTDSTEEVIKQWKNKSHLIQYINNEENIGAIKNVERALCYPETDYIWMVGDTNLLPLAGIKRALEEINIYSPDCMVFNLKGMPNRQDKTYSGHSKVLSELGSITSNLSTIVHKKSVIMSVDWMGITKCFYPHTVLLYRAIAKEHFTLRWIGSSYVRGLELPNTPKIAWSNGKEVFEIGLRNWSLTIMDLPSIYSLRSKFAAINDFLKITELCTFPRLLFLRACASLNYSTAVRYKKEFKQYIKTPYCVICIISISPRNFCSLIICCGSIVKAFLKNKMIWSLFKGRVG
- the wecB gene encoding non-hydrolyzing UDP-N-acetylglucosamine 2-epimerase, which codes for MRKIVTIVGTRPEIIKLSAVISELDKHCEHILVHSGQNYDYELNQVFFDDLGIRKPDYFLEAAGANAAITIANIITKSDEVFEKLKPDAILLYGDTNSCLSVISAKKRKIPIFHMEAGNRCFDQRVPEEVNRKIIDHLSDINMTLTEHARRYLIQEGLPAERILKVGSSMKEVLMNNQMAIDNSTILKSLDLEEKEYFVVSIHREENVDNPINFSHFLNSLNQLVNEFGKKIIVSTHPRTRKKLAEYKDVRLDDKVTFLKPLGFFDYISLQKNAFCTISDSGTITEESSILGFPAVTIRDAHERPEGMDEGTLIMCGLESENIVNAIKIVSSGQCDNFPKIVDDYNGDYISKKVVRIIHSYIDYVNRVVWSK
- a CDS encoding glycosyltransferase; amino-acid sequence: MRVIQLTTELLLAGAERVILELSRELVRLGHEVLVISLAPIPQDRNQTIVDDLEQAGVKYESLNLSKKNPFGVFKLRRLLKEFKTDVVHAHMIHSNLLSRLLVPTKIQLINTVHIAERRSNKGWHFLWDRLTFSEHVTQTCVSKAVADFHAKKIGVESLPVVYNGLTCPPKLSSQTLKSLRKEWGLDHCNKIMGSVGRLNQQKGYDWFLKELKGVTVPPEEKWGLVILGEGEERTQLEALVKELPDNIKCVLPGFRSDAASCIGAFDCFVMPSNYEGFGLTLIEAMSHGVPIVANAVDSLPELMEYYDNGVCSTKINFIAQVQQAIQKSKVQGTFPFTVQKMADEYLALYEGQ
- a CDS encoding polysaccharide biosynthesis protein — translated: MFKDNTLLITGGTGSFGNAVLDKFLDSEIKEIRILSRDEKKQHDMRLKYKNEKIKFYIGDVRDYNSVNFAMAGVDYVFSAAALKQVPSCEFYPIEAVKTNILGTENTVNAAIANGVQKMIALSTDKAVYPINAMGMSKALMEKAVVASSRKVIDNKTLLSCTRYGNVMASRGSVIPLFVELIKEGKDLTITDPNMTRFMMSLEDAVGLVLFAFQNGKQGDIFVQKSPACTILTLAKALQEIFKADNEIKIIGTRHGEKKHEALLSREEMLIAEDLGDYYRVPLDTRGLNYSKYYSEGDETVSKLDDYTSANTEIYEVDEMVELLLSLDYIQAELASWT